DNA from Triticum aestivum cultivar Chinese Spring chromosome 7D, IWGSC CS RefSeq v2.1, whole genome shotgun sequence:
TATACCTCCTGCTTTTATACGGGCTGAAAAAAAGGTTTGTGCTAAAGGGCCCAGCGGAAAAGGCCCCTGATCGGGAGAGGAAAAGGCACAGTATCGATCGACCAGGCACGCGGACGTCTCGCCTCCTGGTTCGCTTGTCTGTTCGACTTCGACGCCTCGCCTCGGCCGCCTGCCTATAACTTAAGCGCTTATCAGTTACTTATAGACGTCTCTAAATAAGAATGTGTGGTTAGATGTAAACTTTAATATTTTGCGCCTATATATTTATAGATGTGTACATATATTATCAGTGTAGGGGCCTATTTTTAACTTCGCCCTAGGGCCCCGCAAAATATAGAGCCGGCCCTGTGTTAAAACCTTCTTTGAGATCATTTGCAATTGCAAACCCGTGAACCTCGGAATTTTCTAGGGCAGTGAGACCTAAAGGTTCAAACTAGTTAGTAGATGTATCAACATAATTCAACATTCTGAAACAATTGTGTTTTGTGCCATGATCCAGTTACAAGTGGCTATGCTCAAACTATTACTCATAGCACCGGAAAGAAGAGAACATAGAGTAACATGCATGCCCGAGATATAAAAATTTGTACGCTGATATTTTAATGGAAAATATATCAGATATGTAATACCTTGGAACGCACTAGGGACCTTAAGTTTGAACCAAGTTGCAGATGCACGATCATTATCACCCCCCTGAGGAATGCAAGATCCATGTAATGTATTATTATCACCCCCCTGAGGTATTGGAGAACCATGTAAAGTATCACTATGAATCTGCTGAGATATGGAAGATCCATATAGTGTATCATTATGAATTCCCTGATACAGTGAAGAGCCAGATTGATTGGTGTGAACCCTTTCATCCTAGAGACAAGCAGATTGCAATAACTTATTAACACGAAAAGAAGCAATCCCAAGAATGAAAAGAACTAGAAAATAAATACAGATTTTGCTTAGATCCTTCACTTCGCACAATTACGGAAGTAAACCTCCTCATTTACCTCATTTTCATTTTCAAGCTGGAAGGTATCAGCAGGGGGTACCTGCATCAAACACCACATTATTCAAATGGAGAAGTATGTTCAAGCAAATACTTGGACACGACCATGCAGCCGTCCGCACAAGCCATACACTTAACTGAAAGCTAACATTAACTGGTCCAGATGACCATGGTCAAAGTAGTTAGAACCAAAGCTCAACAAGTACATTTTTGAACGGAAACTGTAGTGTAGGCCCCAACAATACAAAAATATTAATAAGAGAAAAAATATACAAGGGGGGAATATTTACATGGATAAGAATGAGAAGGGGCTATACAAAACACAAAGCACAAAAGCAGGCTTGGCACTAGAGCTCCAGCCTCAAGCTAATATAACCAAGCACTAAGAGCGGCGGAAGCTCCTCCTTCATTCTGTAAGCAAGAAGGAAGAGATCCCTCTTGAAATTTAAAAACCAAAAAGCCCAACAGGGGCATATGCTGTAAAAAACTTTGGCGTTCCAATTAATTCTTCCATGGACAGCAGGGGAAGacgagggtgaatatcaagagagTTGCAACAGTTGGTGCTGAAGCTACAGTGCCAGAAAAGAAGGTCTCTCGTTTCCAAAGCACCGGTTGTCCAAAGAATATAAACCAGAGCCCCTAGGAGGAATACACGACATTGAAGCATGTCCTTGGTGTTTGAGCCTATCGTTTAGGAGAAGGAAAGACAGGCAAAGCCTTTGAGCTTAGGGGAAGACTAGGAATTCCAGAGCCAAGAGGTAAAACGAAGAAGCCTGAAGGTGCTGAAAGATGAGCTCTGTAGATTTTGGAAGAGGAGTATGCTCCCAGAGAAAATCCCAAAGAAGTTAGCCAAATTGGCTGGAATTTCCCAGACTTGTGCATATCTGATTTACTGGAATCGTTTCAAAATTTTCTGGGCACCTGGAATTTTGAGCATTTCGTACCATTAGCAGCATTTCAGGTGTTATTTTGTCAGCATTTGTGTATATTCGAGAAACCAGTTGGCAGCATTGAACTATAACAAGGGCAAGGCGTAGGCATATTTGCAATCATCTATAAGTACATGAAAACTCAAGTAACACCAGACTAAAGCATGAAATTTTCCATATTAAATAGTAGAGGTTCACAGCATCAAAGAGCAAAAGCATGATTGGTTCGACATAAACTTTTGGGTTTGCCATTAGTTCAACATAAGTTGAAAAGACAAAATCATCCGCAAATCATCCACAGATGGCAATGGGCCATCATCTAGAGCCCCAAAACTTTGCCTAGCAACTGTCCAAACAAGTGCAGTAAGTTCTGGCCAATTGTAGGCCGATCTCACTCCAAAACTGCCCTGTCAAAGCGGTTGCAGAGGTTCTCACCAACCATCTCAAACTAACAACGGGATCACCGCAAATGATCGTTGGCTCCTCAACATGGGATTGctgtcccaccatatccagcctgACGACCTCCCATGCACATATATACGCGGGTGACACGCTAATTTTGGTTTCACGTGAACTACGCACGCACCTTAAGTGAATTCTGGATGAACTTCACCCGCAGCCGACAGGCCTCGTCATAAATTTCCACAAGAAGGTTCCATTCCCACTCCCACTCCCAATCTCAACACGAGCAAAGTAGGAAACAGAGCAATACTAGCAAATTAACATTACTACCTGGCGCAACTGTTGAGCAAATCGGAGGTTGTTGGCGGCCAGAATCATCGCGTCGAACTCTGCCTCGGCGTCCGGATCCACATTTACCTCATTTTCATTTACAGGCTGGAAGGTATCAGCAGGGGGTACCTGCATCAAACACCACATTATTCAAATGGAGAAATACGTTCAAACAAATGCTTGGACACGACCATGCAGCCGTCCGCACAAGCCACAGACATTTGTGTATATTCGAGAAAACAGTTGGCAGCATTGAACTATAACAAGGGCAAGGCAAAGACATATTTGCAATCATCTATAAGTACATGAAAACTCAAGTAAAACCAGACTAAAGCATGAAAATTTTCATATTAATTAGTAGACGTTCACAGCATCAAAAAGCAAAAGCATGATTGGTTCGACATAAACTTTTGGGTTTGACATTAGTTCAACATAAGTTGACAAGACAAAATCATCCACAGATGGATAAATGCATAGCAATGGGCCATCATCTAGAGCCCCAAAAGTTTGCCCAGCAATTGTCCAAACAAGTGCAGTAAGTTCTGGCCAATTGTAGGCCGATCTCATTCCAAAACTGCCCTGTCAAAGCGGTTGCAGAGGTTCTCACCAACCATCTCAAACTAACAATGGGATCAGTTGGCTCCTCAACCTGGGATTGctgtcccaccatatccagcctaACCACCTCCCATGCGCATATATACGCGGGTGAAACGCTAATTTTAGTTCCGCATGCAGTACGCACGCACCTTAAGCGGATTCTGGATGAACTTCACCCGTAGCCGACAGGCCTCGTCATAAATTTCCATTCCAGTCCCACTCCCACTCCCAATCTCAACATGAGCAGAGTAGGAAACAGAGCAATGGCATAACATTACTACCTGGCGCGAATTTTGAGCAAATCGGAGGTTGTCGGCGGCCAGCATCACCTCCTCGAACTCTGCATAGGCGACCGGATCCACATACTGTTCCATGCCTGCCAGCACGATGTCGACGCCGATGTCGAAGCCCTGAGCGGCCATCTCCGCCGCCGTCAGGACCAGAGGTACCCCCatcccctccgccgcgaagctagCAGAGGACCCCTCCCCATCCGCCCCGGCCACGGAGCCCCCGCCCGCCTTGGAAgacgcctccgcctgggccttggagCCTCCACCCACCTTGGACGGCTTGGTCACCGAGCCCGCGGTCACCCCCACCAGGACGCCACCCGGGACCCCCTCCGCCTCAGGCTCGGAGCCCCGGGTAACCCCCGTCACCTCCGCCCCGGCCTCGGAGCCCCCGCCCACCTCCCAGGACGTCGTCGCCGACTCGTCGTCCCCCGGATCCCCGTTCCCCTGACGATCCATGGGCCTCTCCTCgatcacctcgccgccgccgcctcccgttcCTCTCCCCCCTTCTCCCACCTTCGATTTTACGAGGGTTTAGCTTAGGGATTTGTGTTCAGTGGCGTGGCGTGGCGGAGAAGCGTGGAGCAGGTAGACGGAAtggaagggtgggtgggtgggcagACGGCGTTTCTTTAAACGGCGGTGGAGTTTAATTTCGAGTTCATTCACAATTACTAGTACCGTGAAGAATTTGGTAGCCAATTTTGGAAATGTTTGATCCATCAAAGCTAAACGAGTTACACTACATTCTTGGCTAGATGCATTTAAAGGAACAACCGACTGAGAATTAATTAATTCTTATTAATCCTCAATCTTTTTTTGAGCTGTTATTAATTCACAATCTCCTAATTGGCATTTGGGAAAAATGTTTTCTTCCTTATCTAACACTAGGTCTAATTTTCATGCCCTTTATGACACTTTCGCCACTTCCCGTTACCCTGAACCATTCAATTCTCTaaaatgagcgtccggttctttgAGATATATGGACACCATTGTCGTCGTTGTATAGCACGGGAAAAAGAAGCAGAACTGGCATCTCTCTCCCAACCCTACCGACTGTTGCGGCGGCGGCTGAGAACTATGGAGGACGACGGAGCTGCGGAGGGCGGCCATGGATGGGTTGTGGAGCAGGCGTCGGTGAGTGCTGCTGCGGCGGAAGCTGACGGTGCGGCTATATACGGGTCATGCTAGGTTTCTGCGGCGGGCTCGGCAAGGGGCGCAACGATTGTTCTACTACGATTTTCACCTGCTTTCGGTCTCAGTTTATTTCATATTTGTAAAAATTCAAAGAAACTTGGTTGTTGGCTATGATCGCAAGTTTTTAGGCATTTTAAGGAAATCAAACTCAAGATTAAGGATTATAAGAGGAGACGAACAACTTTCCTATTTAAAAAGGGAGGTAAATAGAACACAAGCCGAGCACTGTTATGAGCGCAATCGCTCATACCCACTGGCCTTGCCTTCATCACTTCAAAACTCACCTCTTTCGTGAAGGGGGCAACACAATCAACAATCACATCTACCATGAAACTGAaggagaagaggggagaggagattCAAGGGGAgttgcttcacttagatctatcCGGATTCCTACATGAGCAATGCTAGAGCTACATGCCTTTTTTTACGGGAATTCATCATACGGACTGGCGTGGAGCGCATCTTATTGGAATGGACGGAGGTAAGGGGTCACCTCGTGAAACTCAGGGGTTCGGGAGAATTAGCTGGTAGGGGGCGGGGGTCCGTAACTAACGCACATCAAAtccgtacactagtagaaaacgactcatttgtcccggttccagaggccctttagccccggttctagaaccgggactaaagggtcaggactAAAACCCAAACCCTTTAGTCACGGTTcacttacgaaccgggacagaaggggctccacgtggccgctgcggggcacccaggcaggaggacctttagtcctggttggtaataccaaccgggaccaaaaggcctccacgcctcagcagctggcaggagctagggtttttgtttgtttttttgaagggggggggggggtttggagggttaatttaggggtttcatattgtgttagctagataatagagagaagtgacctctctttatctccgtgcttggtcgacgctagctactatacgtatagagagaactcggcacgctagctagtaagcaaatgaaggaaccattaagtacacaggatcgtcatgaacatatacagagataAGTGGCatctctttctccgagagattggtcgaacaacaagttttcgtatatccatccgatgctactagctacatatatacaatataagatctcttacaaaccCTAACATCTAAGGGCTATATCAATTTCctcatggtattctccggctttatgtatgacgtggtcaagaaagaattccgccaattcctcttgaattgctcgtatgcgatcatgtggtaggagttcatcctgcatctgccacatctaatttaaaaaagggggtcaatacatatatataaatgaaactcaacacaaatgatggtaataaaataaaattgtgaatatttttgtttATGTACatcatattgttttttagagtagccccgcttagaggttgtcgtgttgtagatgaactcgcaaacgtagtatccacaaaaatcattcccggcttcctgccacaagcactttacgagaaatagagttcaatcaaactgataatcaaacATGCTTAATGgttttgatgaaactagctagaatcaatgggagatgcgcggaaatagctagtagtacttactttcaggtgtgtaaatcgcagctccatCGGCAGTGCCGGAACAATTGCGGTGAACTCTtttcaaaccctgccagacaaagagaataattacttgatattacgaaatgaacaaagttgtcgatatggtgcgataatgatcgattgaacttacttttggagcatttcagtcatgtacgcatagtcctggggattatttttttgtctcgagtctaagacagttactactccccgttcaagcttaatctctagtagAATAAAGAGGaagttgcgcacgcatgcataactcatctgTGACTCTGTGTTTAACTgtccattcatgtatgatatttgggttaatgaacccaatgtcatagatttgtgattttctgcattcgacgatcttcaacctgcataatatagtgaggataattatatatacatgcaatgaacgagctgagctatatagagagacttaattacataagtagtacttacaggcagtagcaagtcacgagtgttttatcgagggccatttgattgtataactggaataactcCTCAAGTTCAACAGACAActgatcaattccaacgaggttgatcaattccaacgaggttgtactcctctttaactctcagcgtcacaGTATCCTTCCTAGACTCGCTGCAGATTtacatgtaccattcatgcaatcttcgcatcatcgttgttagaggaggatgatcaggtttgacgagaggcttcccatactcgtatttgaattcgtccacctccattgtttcaaacTCTACATCGTCGCTCAGGTAAtcagcaggattggtaccgggcaccatccccggatgattagcgacgatatcgctagacaccttgagcggggggcacgattgcttcgcctgttcgccgagctggggaatttttttcccacttcttcgttctgctaaccttgcatcactgcaagtacttcctgaccgctccgcttccttatatgtccttttAATAATGCACACATAGTTGGAatccggcggaggcggtggtggtcgcttaagggcatcggtagtgcgcttcactttcaccgcaTCTACCCGGAGGTGGAGGTTTCCATGCAAAATGGTCCCTCACTTGGGTACGACAGATGTCCTCGTTTTCCttgtcggtcctctcatatggtatgTTTTTCGGagccttgagagatggaccgtatttgAATTGCTTCCCGCCTCTACTTGTACTACTAGCTGCCGGATCGACGGCCTCTCTCTTCCGCCGTTgctgacgcggcggagtccgctgacacgccggaggaggcggaggaggagccgtagtgccctcacgcgccggaggaggcggagtggtCGTCAGAGGAGGCGAAGAAGGAGCCGAAGTGCCGTCACATTCCGGAGGAGGCAGATGAGGAGGCggggtgccctgactcgccggaggaggaggcgtccagtttggaagcttgatgtacgcCTTCCTCCATAGATATGTACTTCATAAAGCAGCTCTCAGAtgaatctccccttcacctgtagggtggtcaagctccagCTCCTAAAATCCCTCCATtacttcatccaccatcacaacagcatagccatgtggaatcgtACGGCAGTGAAAATATCCGTCAGCTTGAGGAGGTACAACAGAGCCCACAGCCGCTTCAAAGTCAGGTTCTGCCATTTCGTCATAAGCTcgcaatgttgagcctccgtgatagtatCCACAGGGTAGAGAGGAGCCGTGAAATCAAGCTGGGCTAGCTCcctggaagccatgctgcttctccgctgagatggcggggtagcttcgtgcCACTGAGATGGTTGGCCGG
Protein-coding regions in this window:
- the LOC123168432 gene encoding uncharacterized protein isoform X3, with the translated sequence MDRQGNGDPGDDESATTSWEVGGGSEAGAEVTGVTRGSEPEAEGVPGGVLVGVTAGSVTKPSKVGGGSKAQAEASSKAGGGSVAGADGEGSSASFAAEGMGVPLVLTAAEMAAQGFDIGVDIVLAGMEQYVDPVAYAEFEEVMLAADNLRFAQNSRQVPPADTFQPVNENEVNVDPDAEAEFDAMILAANNLRFAQQLRQVPPADTFQLENENEDERVHTNQSGSSLYQGIHNDTLYGSSISQQIHSDTLHGSPIPQGGDNNTLHGSCIPQGGDNDRASATWFKLKVPSAFQGRRPRRGVEVEQTSEPGGETSACLVDRYCAFSSPDQGPFPLGPLAQTFFSARIKAGGIHTHMW
- the LOC123168432 gene encoding uncharacterized protein isoform X2, encoding MDRQGNGDPGDDESATTSWEVGGGSEAGAEVTGVTRGSEPEAEGVPGGVLVGVTAGSVTKPSKVGGGSKAQAEASSKAGGGSVAGADGEGSSASFAAEGMGVPLVLTAAEMAAQGFDIGVDIVLAGMEQYVDPVAYAEFEEVMLAADNLRFAQNSRQPVNENEVNVDPDAEAEFDAMILAANNLRFAQQLRQVPPADTFQLENENEDERVHTNQSGSSLYQGIHNDTLYGSSISQQIHSDTLHGSPIPQGGDNNTLHGSCIPQGGDNDRASATWFKLKVPSAFQGLLQNCPIFQLQQHEVSAITDEISRGAVLIIPESNVDELLMTLEYTSSGKILKEHGPFKLKVSGVTINKFCIKGNLWSRRR
- the LOC123168432 gene encoding uncharacterized protein isoform X5 codes for the protein MDRQGNGDPGDDESATTSWEVGGGSEAGAEVTGVTRGSEPEAEGVPGGVLVGVTAGSVTKPSKVGGGSKAQAEASSKAGGGSVAGADGEGSSASFAAEGMGVPLVLTAAEMAAQGFDIGVDIVLAGMEQYVDPVAYAEFEEVMLAADNLRFAQNSRQVPPADTFQPVNENEVNVDPDAEAEFDAMILAANNLRFAQQLRQVPPADTFQLENENEDERVHTNQSGSSLYQGIHNDTLYGSSISQQIHSDTLHGSPIPQGGDNNTLHGSCIPQGGDNDRASATWFKLKVPSAFQELPNLSAPAT
- the LOC123168432 gene encoding uncharacterized protein isoform X1 translates to MDRQGNGDPGDDESATTSWEVGGGSEAGAEVTGVTRGSEPEAEGVPGGVLVGVTAGSVTKPSKVGGGSKAQAEASSKAGGGSVAGADGEGSSASFAAEGMGVPLVLTAAEMAAQGFDIGVDIVLAGMEQYVDPVAYAEFEEVMLAADNLRFAQNSRQVPPADTFQPVNENEVNVDPDAEAEFDAMILAANNLRFAQQLRQVPPADTFQLENENEDERVHTNQSGSSLYQGIHNDTLYGSSISQQIHSDTLHGSPIPQGGDNNTLHGSCIPQGGDNDRASATWFKLKVPSAFQGLLQNCPIFQLQQHEVSAITDEISRGAVLIIPESNVDELLMTLEYTSSGKILKEHGPFKLKVSGVTINKFCIKGNLWSRRR
- the LOC123168432 gene encoding uncharacterized protein isoform X4 — encoded protein: MDRQGNGDPGDDESATTSWEVGGGSEAGAEVTGVTRGSEPEAEGVPGGVLVGVTAGSVTKPSKVGGGSKAQAEASSKAGGGSVAGADGEGSSASFAAEGMGVPLVLTAAEMAAQGFDIGVDIVLAGMEQYVDPVAYAEFEEVMLAADNLRFAQNSRQVPPADTFQPVNENEVNVDPDAEAEFDAMILAANNLRFAQQLRQVPPADTFQLENENEDERVHTNQSGSSLYQGIHNDTLYGSSISQQIHSDTLHGSPIPQGGDNNTLHGSCIPQGGDNDRASATWFKLKVPSAFQGLRRYHKQILHQRKFME